From the Clavibacter phaseoli genome, one window contains:
- a CDS encoding DUF427 domain-containing protein, with the protein MRIPPPRRPREIPGEGQESVWDYPRPPRVDPSSERVVIELGGRVVLDSRSAVRVLETSHPPVYYLPSADFAAGVLASAAGRSWCEYKGEASYLSLTAGGVTADRAAWWYPSPTRGYEMLADKVAVYPSAMDRITVDGVQVEAQEGDFYGGWITPRVVGPFKGAPGTLGW; encoded by the coding sequence ATGCGCATCCCACCGCCCCGCCGTCCCCGCGAGATCCCCGGCGAGGGGCAGGAGTCGGTGTGGGACTACCCGCGTCCTCCGCGCGTGGACCCGTCGTCCGAGCGCGTCGTGATCGAGCTCGGCGGCCGCGTCGTCCTCGACAGCCGATCCGCGGTGCGCGTGCTCGAGACCAGCCACCCGCCGGTCTACTACCTCCCCTCGGCCGACTTCGCCGCGGGCGTGCTCGCCTCCGCCGCCGGTCGGTCGTGGTGCGAGTACAAGGGGGAGGCCTCGTACCTCTCGCTCACCGCCGGCGGCGTCACGGCCGACCGCGCGGCCTGGTGGTACCCGTCGCCGACGCGCGGCTACGAGATGCTCGCGGACAAGGTGGCCGTGTACCCCTCCGCGATGGACCGGATCACGGTCGACGGCGTCCAGGTCGAGGCGCAGGAGGGCGACTTCTACGGCGGCTGGATCACGCCGCGCGTGGTCGGCCCGTTCAAGGGAGCGCCGGGCACGCTCGGCTGGTGA
- a CDS encoding GlsB/YeaQ/YmgE family stress response membrane protein: MGIIGFLVLGLIAGALAKLILPGKQGGGIIVTLILGVVGAFLGGFIGSALFNKPVDGFDLGSLALAIVGAIIVLLVYGAIVGRKKA; the protein is encoded by the coding sequence ATGGGCATCATCGGTTTTCTGGTTCTGGGTCTGATCGCCGGAGCGCTCGCCAAGCTGATCCTCCCGGGCAAGCAGGGTGGCGGAATCATCGTCACGCTGATCCTGGGCGTCGTCGGGGCCTTCCTCGGCGGCTTCATCGGCAGCGCGCTGTTCAACAAGCCGGTCGACGGCTTCGACCTCGGCTCGCTCGCGCTCGCCATCGTCGGCGCGATCATCGTCCTGCTGGTCTACGGCGCGATCGTCGGCCGCAAGAAGGCCTAG
- a CDS encoding CoA-binding protein, whose product MPRSSPLATLLRSERTWTGPTAKERQAILRRAKSVAIVGASPNPARSSYFVGTYLQQSSDYRVYFVNPNATEILGQEAYPDLASLPEVPDIVDVFRKASDIPSVVDDVVAIGAPVIWVQLGIWNQEAAEDAEARGLTVVMDRCVKVEHARFHGGLHLLGFDTGVISARKAAV is encoded by the coding sequence ATCCCCCGCTCCAGCCCGCTCGCCACGCTCCTGCGCAGCGAGCGCACGTGGACGGGCCCGACCGCCAAGGAGCGCCAGGCGATCCTCCGCCGCGCGAAGAGCGTCGCCATCGTCGGCGCCTCGCCGAACCCGGCCCGCTCCAGCTACTTCGTCGGCACGTACCTCCAGCAGTCGAGCGACTACCGCGTGTACTTCGTGAACCCGAACGCCACCGAGATCCTCGGACAGGAGGCGTACCCCGACCTCGCCTCGCTGCCCGAGGTGCCCGACATCGTCGACGTGTTCCGGAAGGCCAGCGACATCCCGTCCGTCGTGGACGACGTGGTCGCGATCGGCGCGCCCGTCATCTGGGTGCAGCTCGGCATCTGGAACCAGGAGGCGGCGGAGGACGCGGAGGCCCGCGGGCTCACGGTCGTGATGGACCGCTGCGTCAAGGTCGAGCACGCGCGCTTCCACGGCGGCCTGCACCTGCTCGGCTTCGACACCGGCGTGATCAGCGCGCGGAAGGCCGCGGTCTAG
- a CDS encoding YeiH family protein gives MPATATRLHPALPGLGAAAAAALVAWAVHALVPAIPLLTVAVALGIVAAQIPAARPALTGPLKPGLTLASKRLMRIGVVLLGLQLGLSDIVGLGWRAVLLVVAVVVLAFAGTYAIARALRMPGQQPLLLATGFSICGASAIGAMAGVTRAKPADQGAPVALVTLCGTLAIAVLPPLAGPLGLDDVAFGHWVGAGVHDVGQVVATAQIAGSAALTVAIAVKLTRVLLLAPVVAVAGVVMRRREGRVEGAARPPIVPLFVIGFLAAVLIRTFVPLPVGVLDAAQVVQTALLAIALVALGSAVRLRELVGQGGSALAAGLLSWALIAALALAAVRLS, from the coding sequence ATGCCCGCCACCGCCACGCGTCTCCACCCCGCGCTCCCCGGCCTCGGCGCCGCGGCAGCGGCCGCGCTCGTGGCGTGGGCCGTGCACGCGCTCGTCCCGGCGATCCCGCTGCTCACGGTCGCGGTCGCCCTCGGCATCGTCGCCGCGCAGATCCCCGCCGCCCGGCCCGCGCTCACCGGCCCGCTGAAGCCCGGCCTCACGCTCGCGTCGAAGCGGCTGATGCGGATCGGCGTGGTGCTCCTCGGCCTCCAGCTCGGCCTCTCCGACATCGTCGGCCTCGGCTGGCGCGCCGTGCTGCTCGTGGTCGCGGTCGTGGTCCTCGCGTTCGCCGGCACCTACGCGATCGCCCGCGCGCTCCGCATGCCGGGACAGCAGCCGCTCCTGCTCGCCACCGGGTTCTCGATCTGCGGCGCGAGCGCGATCGGCGCGATGGCCGGCGTCACGCGCGCGAAGCCCGCCGACCAGGGCGCGCCCGTCGCGCTCGTCACGCTCTGCGGCACGCTCGCGATCGCCGTGCTGCCGCCGCTCGCGGGCCCGCTCGGCCTCGACGACGTCGCCTTCGGCCACTGGGTCGGCGCGGGCGTGCACGACGTGGGGCAGGTCGTCGCGACCGCCCAGATCGCGGGATCCGCCGCCCTCACCGTCGCGATCGCCGTGAAGCTGACCCGCGTGCTGCTGCTCGCGCCCGTCGTCGCCGTCGCGGGCGTCGTGATGCGCCGCCGCGAGGGCCGCGTCGAGGGCGCCGCGCGTCCGCCGATCGTGCCGCTGTTCGTCATCGGCTTCCTCGCGGCCGTGCTGATCCGCACCTTCGTGCCGCTCCCGGTCGGCGTGCTCGACGCGGCCCAGGTCGTGCAGACCGCGCTGCTGGCGATCGCGCTCGTGGCGCTCGGATCCGCGGTGCGCCTCCGCGAGCTCGTCGGCCAGGGCGGATCCGCGCTCGCCGCCGGCCTCCTCTCCTGGGCGCTCATCGCCGCCCTGGCGCTCGCCGCCGTGCGCCTGTCCTGA
- a CDS encoding O-acetylhomoserine aminocarboxypropyltransferase/cysteine synthase family protein has product MVDREYGFKTRAIHAGNIPDATTGARALPIYQSSAFVFDDTADAAARFALQKYGNVYSRLSNPTVASFEERVASLEGGLGAVATASGLSAQYITFASLAGAGDHIVASANLYGGSITQLDVTLRRFGVETTFVQSSDPADYAAAITDHTKLVFAETVANPSGEIADIEGLAAVAHAAGVPLVIDSTIATPYLNRPIEWGADIVIHSATKFLGGHGTTLGGVVVESGLFDWESARFPLLDQPVPSYGGLNWTGNFGEYAFLTRLRAEQLRDIGPSLAPHSAFLLAQGVETLPYRMQAHIDNARAVAEWLDQDPRITAVNWAGLPAHPHHERARKYLPTGPGSVFTFEVAGGRAVGQRFIESVELASHLANIGDAKTLVIHPASTTHAQLSESQLVDAGVLPGIVRISVGIEDVADIIHDLDQALAAATEGAK; this is encoded by the coding sequence ATGGTCGATCGCGAGTACGGGTTCAAGACGAGGGCGATCCACGCGGGCAACATCCCCGACGCCACCACGGGCGCGCGCGCCCTCCCCATCTACCAGTCGAGCGCGTTCGTCTTCGACGACACCGCCGACGCCGCCGCGCGCTTCGCGCTGCAGAAGTACGGCAACGTCTACTCGCGCCTGTCGAACCCCACGGTCGCGTCGTTCGAGGAGCGCGTCGCGAGCCTCGAGGGCGGCCTCGGCGCGGTCGCGACGGCGAGCGGGCTGAGCGCGCAGTACATCACCTTCGCCTCGCTCGCGGGCGCCGGCGACCACATCGTCGCCTCGGCGAACCTCTACGGCGGATCCATCACCCAGCTCGACGTCACCCTCCGCCGCTTCGGCGTCGAGACCACCTTCGTGCAGTCGAGCGACCCGGCCGACTACGCCGCCGCCATCACCGACCACACCAAGCTCGTCTTCGCGGAGACCGTCGCGAACCCGTCGGGCGAGATCGCCGACATCGAGGGCCTCGCCGCCGTGGCGCACGCCGCGGGCGTCCCGCTCGTCATCGACTCCACCATCGCCACCCCGTACCTCAACCGGCCCATCGAGTGGGGCGCCGACATCGTGATCCACTCGGCCACCAAGTTCCTCGGCGGGCACGGCACGACGCTCGGCGGCGTGGTCGTCGAGTCGGGCCTCTTCGACTGGGAGAGCGCCCGGTTCCCGCTGCTGGACCAGCCCGTGCCGAGCTACGGCGGCCTCAACTGGACCGGCAACTTCGGCGAGTACGCGTTCCTCACCCGCCTCCGCGCCGAGCAGCTCCGCGACATCGGGCCGTCGCTCGCGCCGCACTCCGCGTTCCTGCTCGCGCAGGGCGTCGAGACGCTCCCGTACCGGATGCAGGCGCACATCGACAACGCGCGGGCCGTCGCCGAGTGGCTGGACCAGGATCCGCGCATCACCGCCGTCAACTGGGCCGGCCTCCCCGCGCACCCGCACCACGAGCGGGCGCGCAAGTACCTGCCGACGGGACCCGGATCCGTGTTCACGTTCGAGGTCGCGGGCGGCCGCGCGGTCGGCCAGCGCTTCATCGAGTCGGTCGAGCTCGCGAGCCACCTCGCCAACATCGGCGACGCCAAGACGCTCGTCATCCACCCCGCCTCCACGACCCACGCGCAGCTGAGCGAGTCGCAGCTGGTCGACGCGGGCGTGCTGCCCGGCATCGTCCGCATCAGCGTCGGCATCGAGGACGTCGCCGACATCATCCACGACCTGGACCAGGCGCTGGCCGCCGCGACGGAGGGAGCGAAGTGA